The DNA region GTAAAAATGTGCAGAAATTGTTCGGAAAGCCTGACCTTGCGATTCAAAAATACAAAGTGGTTCTTTTTATTGATTCATGTTTTTGGCATGGTTGTCCGCTTCATTGTCGAATGCCGCAAAGCAATACCGCGTATTGGCAACAAAAGATCGAACGGAATCGAACGCGGGATGAAGAAGTGGACAGCTACTATCATGAAAAAGGGTGGAAGCTGCTGCGAATATGGGAGCATGATCTTAAGGAAGATTTTGAAGGAACAATCGAGCGCATTGCTTCTTTTATGAAAGAAGCAAAAACCCGTTCCACCTAACGGCGAAACGGGTTGCTAATAAATGCATTACGTTGTGGGTGTTACTCATCTCATCTAACAAGTAGGGAGGGGTCACTCCCTACTTAACAATTAAACTTTGAAACGCTGCGCGTACATTTGTAAATCCTCAGCTAACTTGGAAAGCGCTGCTGCGGAAGCGGTGATTTCTTCCATGGAAGCAAGTTGTTCCTCAGATGCGGAGGCGACGTTTTGGGTATTGTCCGCCGACAGTTGAGCAATGTTCGTAATTTCATCGATTGAGGCTTGCATTTCTTCTACACTGGCAGACATTTCTTCTGAAACGCTTGAAGCTTCTTGGATTTGGCTAGCGACTTGCTCGATATAGTTTACAATAGTTTCAAATCCAGCTTCCGCTTTGCGTACGACCTCCATTCCAATTCCAACTTCCTTCGTGCCATCATTCATGCCTTTCACCGCGTCAGATGTATCTTTTTGAATCCGTTGGATTAAGGATGCGATTTGCTCCGTCGAGTCTTTGGATTGTTCCGCTAAATTTTTTACCTCATCGGCGACGACGGCAAAGCCCCGACCATGTTCGCCCGCTCGCGCGGCTTCTATCGCGGCATTGAGCGCTAGCAAGTTTGTTTGTTCCGCGATTGAGTTAATGACTTCCGTAATATTTTCAATTTCTTTGGAAAGATCGCCTAAGCTTCGCACGACGGATGCGGAATCTTCGACAACAAGTTGGATTGTATTCATTTGTTCAATGACCTTTTGCAATGATTGATTGCCTCGATGCGCCTCATTGGTTGTTTCTGTTGCTAATTCAGAAACGGTTGTAGTCGTTTCCGCTACTTGTTGAATCCCTGCGACCATTTCGCGCATCGCATGAGAACTATTAATAGCGCCTTGTCCTTGCGCTTCAGCTCCGCTCGCGACTTCTTGAATGGCGGTTGTAATTTGGGTGTTTGCTTCCATCGTTTGCTCCGCGCTGGCGGTAAGTTCTTCGGCCGAGGCAGCAACTTGTGACGAGTTGGCGCTCAATTGTGTAATGACCTGCCTTAGATTGCCTGACATTTGATTGAACGCGGTAGCTAGATCGCCAATCTCATCGTTATTTCGAATGTGGATATCATCAATGGTAAGATCGCCATCCGCTATTTTTGAAGCTGAATCGGCTAAACGAACAATCGGCCTAGAGATGAGGCGCCCAATCGCATAAGCAATGGCGGTTGCGAGCAATACAGCAATAGCCCCGATTATGAGCAGATTTTTTTTCGTTTTATTTACTATTTCTGTGTTTTCTACAATCGATTTTTCCGCAATTTCAAATTGGAAGTTGGCCATTTCCACCGCGTGGTTATCCAACCGATTGACAATTTCACGCCCTTCATTCGTTGAGATCGTTAAATAATCCTCGTTATTTTGCGCTTTTAAATCAAATAAATGTTCCGTAAATTCATTGTACTCTTCTTGGGTCTTATTCATTGCCTCAAGCATGTTCTGGTTTTCTTCTAAATTCAATCGGTTGAGTAAACTTGTGTATCTATCTTGGAACTCTTCCTTTGCCTCGTTATAATCTTGCATGACGGACTGTTCGCCTGAAAGCAGGTAGCCGCGTCCTGCTACGATGATCTTTTTAGATGCGATTTGCAAATCTTTTACTTCCATCGCTTTGATCATTCTTTCTTCGATTAGTTCTGTATAGCTTTGATTGATAGCATTAATTTGATAATAGCCAATTCCGATAATCATAATAAGAACAAGGATGATGATCGAAAAACCACCTAGCAGTTTTTTGTTGATATTGAATCTCACTTACATTCCTCTCCTATCTCGTTATTTATTATATGAAGGCATAGAAAAAAGTAATCTATGATTGAAAACGAACATCGCAAACATAGATTACTGAGTACAAGATCACGGTAATCGGCAACTGGCTGGCATGTAGCTAATCACCGCTACGTAAGCCCCTCTAGTTTTGCGTCCACACCTTTCGGTGTGTTTGCCCTAATCGAAAAACAAAAGACTATGAAGTTGAATTTAAAGAACCGATAGTATAATATAGACCATACAAACGGTGGTTCTGTGTCCAAATGTATACCTATCTTATTTAAACATACTATTCCATTGTTTGGAACCCCAAGTAATAATATATTTTTTCAAAATAGAAAACACCTCGCCTCACGCGAAGGTGAGTTGAGGTGTTGGTTGTTGCTTCTATATTTTGAAGCGATGAATATGCGCTTGTAATTGTTCAGCCATCTCTGACAGAGCTTCAGCCGATGATGTCACTTCTTCCATTGACGCGAGTTGTTCTTCTGAAGCGGAGGCTACATTTTGCGTGTTGTCAGCAGACTGTTGCGCGATTCGCGCAATTTCTTCGATTGTGGCATTCACTTCTTCCACGCTGGCTGACATTTCTTCTGAAGCGGCGGACGCTTCTTGGATTTGGGTCGCGACTTGGTCGATTAACGATAAAATTTGTTTGAATCCTTCGCCTGTTTCACGGACAACCTCTAGTCCGACGCGCACTTCCTCCGTTCCATGACCCATTGCTCGAACCGCTTGCGCCGTGTCCTCCTGAATTCGTACGATTAGACTCGTGATTTGTTCCGCTGACTGTTTAGATTGCTCCGCTAGCTTTTTCACTTCATCGGCAACGACGGCAAAACCTCGGCCATGTTCGCCCGCTCGGGCCGCTTCAATCGCTGCGTTCAATGATAACAGGTTTGTTTGATCGGCAATCGAGGTAATCGCCCCAATAATATCGCCAATTTCAAGCGATAGCGTCCCAAGCCTTTCGACGACGATAGCAGAATCACCAACGACTTGATCGATTGTGTTCATCTGTTCGATCACTTTTTGCAGTGACTCGCTCCCTTTGTTTGCTTGTCGTGTCGTGTCGGATGCTAATTCTGCTACCGAAGCGGTTGCTTCCGCGACTTGGGCAACCCCTTGGGCCATTTCACGCATCGCTTGAGCGCTTTCCATAGCTCCTTTGCCTTGGGTTTCTGCGCCGGAAGCAACTTCTTGGATGGATATTGCGATTTGTTGGGTTGCTTGTGAAGTTTGTTCAGCGCTTGCGGTTAGCTCATCGGCGGAAGCGGCGACATGAATTGCATTATCGCTGACTTGACCGATTACTCTTCTTAAATTCGCCGCCATTTGATTAAACGAACTTGCCAACTCGCCAAGCTCGTCTTTGTTTCTGACTTGGATCTGATCGGTTGTTAAGTCGCCTCCCGCAATCCTATTCGCAGATTCGGCAATCGTCCTGATTGGTTTTGAAATAAGACGACCCATTAGGATTGCTGTTGCGCTTCCAACGATAATGGCGAGCAAGCCAACAATTAAAATTTTTGTCTTTACCTCACTGACTTGTTTCGTATTTTCGGCGCTTTCTTGTTCTAGTAATTCAATTTGGTGATTTGCAAGATTTGTTGCCTGCTCATCGAATCGGGCGATCGTGTCACGACCTTCATTGATAACCAAGTCGATGTAACCGGCTATATCATTTTGATCTTTCGATGCGAACAAACGTTCAGCGAGATCATCGTAATCTTCAGCTGTTTGACGCAATCCATCCAGCATTTTAATGTTTTCGGGTTTTGTAAGCGTACTTCTTAATAGACGAGATTTTTCATCGTATTCTTCATGCGCAATTTTATAAGCTTGCAACGCATAGGGATCACCTGTAATTAAATAACCGCGTGTATTGATCATGACATTCTTTACTGCCATTTGTAAGTCTCTTACATTCATCGCTTTCACCATCCGATCGTCAATTAGATGGGAATAACTTTTGTCAATTTTTGTGATTTCATAAAAACCAAAACTAATAATCCCAATTAACAACAGGATGACTATCGAAAAACTACTCAATAATTTCTTGCTAATCGTCCAGCGCACTGCAACCGCCTCCTCATATCTCTAAGTTGAAATTGTAAATGCTTTCTAGATTCAAATTGAACAGCAATCTGTGTTAATGAGTGACGAAAAGACTGAGCGCTACTTAAGCGGGTTTTTAAAGTAGGGCATACGCATTTTCGACGTTCTCTCTGATTCTTATAAGATATACAACAATTGAAACTAGAACCTTGATATCAATTATAATTTTTAGGGAAGTTCCGAACAATAGCTA from Ammoniphilus oxalaticus includes:
- a CDS encoding methyl-accepting chemotaxis protein gives rise to the protein MRFNINKKLLGGFSIIILVLIMIIGIGYYQINAINQSYTELIEERMIKAMEVKDLQIASKKIIVAGRGYLLSGEQSVMQDYNEAKEEFQDRYTSLLNRLNLEENQNMLEAMNKTQEEYNEFTEHLFDLKAQNNEDYLTISTNEGREIVNRLDNHAVEMANFQFEIAEKSIVENTEIVNKTKKNLLIIGAIAVLLATAIAYAIGRLISRPIVRLADSASKIADGDLTIDDIHIRNNDEIGDLATAFNQMSGNLRQVITQLSANSSQVAASAEELTASAEQTMEANTQITTAIQEVASGAEAQGQGAINSSHAMREMVAGIQQVAETTTTVSELATETTNEAHRGNQSLQKVIEQMNTIQLVVEDSASVVRSLGDLSKEIENITEVINSIAEQTNLLALNAAIEAARAGEHGRGFAVVADEVKNLAEQSKDSTEQIASLIQRIQKDTSDAVKGMNDGTKEVGIGMEVVRKAEAGFETIVNYIEQVASQIQEASSVSEEMSASVEEMQASIDEITNIAQLSADNTQNVASASEEQLASMEEITASAAALSKLAEDLQMYAQRFKV
- a CDS encoding very short patch repair endonuclease, whose amino-acid sequence is MADKITRQQRSNTMRAVRSQGTKLEQAVTKRLWTMGFRFRKNVQKLFGKPDLAIQKYKVVLFIDSCFWHGCPLHCRMPQSNTAYWQQKIERNRTRDEEVDSYYHEKGWKLLRIWEHDLKEDFEGTIERIASFMKEAKTRST
- a CDS encoding methyl-accepting chemotaxis protein, whose protein sequence is MRWTISKKLLSSFSIVILLLIGIISFGFYEITKIDKSYSHLIDDRMVKAMNVRDLQMAVKNVMINTRGYLITGDPYALQAYKIAHEEYDEKSRLLRSTLTKPENIKMLDGLRQTAEDYDDLAERLFASKDQNDIAGYIDLVINEGRDTIARFDEQATNLANHQIELLEQESAENTKQVSEVKTKILIVGLLAIIVGSATAILMGRLISKPIRTIAESANRIAGGDLTTDQIQVRNKDELGELASSFNQMAANLRRVIGQVSDNAIHVAASADELTASAEQTSQATQQIAISIQEVASGAETQGKGAMESAQAMREMAQGVAQVAEATASVAELASDTTRQANKGSESLQKVIEQMNTIDQVVGDSAIVVERLGTLSLEIGDIIGAITSIADQTNLLSLNAAIEAARAGEHGRGFAVVADEVKKLAEQSKQSAEQITSLIVRIQEDTAQAVRAMGHGTEEVRVGLEVVRETGEGFKQILSLIDQVATQIQEASAASEEMSASVEEVNATIEEIARIAQQSADNTQNVASASEEQLASMEEVTSSAEALSEMAEQLQAHIHRFKI